In Nitrosococcus oceani ATCC 19707, the following proteins share a genomic window:
- a CDS encoding cation:proton antiporter, translating to MESDLILIFSFIVVLGVSIQWLAWRFQVPAIVLLLMAGFALGPVLGWLDPEQTFGHILPPLIALSVAIILFEGGLNLQWHEYKEAGVDVRRLVSLGLFLTWTLNTAAAHFIAGLSWPIATLFGAISVVTGPTVLMPLLKFARLQRRTAALLKWEGIINDPLGALLAILVFQYWAVWYWVMESPEHGILAALGNLGLGLLAATSAGIGFGYLLSWAFHRGHVPEFLKSPVMLGAVLLLYVAINAVQEEAGLLAVTVAGVVVANQRLRNIEELRRFKEHITLILVSTLFIVLSANIELETLARLDWHSLALLGIAIFFVRPLSVYLATLGTGIKWRERLLIAWIAPRGIVAASMAGLLAFPLIQQGFKGADQLLPLVFALIAATVILHGLTMAGLGRLLGLAAHNPNGVLIVGATPWSVDLARSLKKLGIPVIVNDTSWHHLRAARLSNLEIYRGQILSEIAETSLELNAISYVLAVTANDAYNALVCTRFAPQLGQNHVFQLPSIANSSEKDKTFARSARGRIAFDENTQYEDFMRHYYHGWEFRSTQLTEEYTYEDYLQDRPQELILIAVVTKNGQLTFYPLAGLNPPETGDTIISFSPDDSES from the coding sequence ATGGAATCTGATCTAATCCTCATTTTTTCGTTTATTGTCGTGCTTGGGGTTAGCATCCAGTGGCTAGCATGGCGCTTTCAAGTCCCGGCTATTGTGCTGCTGTTAATGGCTGGTTTCGCGCTTGGACCGGTCTTAGGCTGGCTCGATCCGGAGCAAACTTTCGGCCATATCCTCCCTCCTTTAATAGCTCTCTCCGTGGCCATCATTTTATTCGAAGGCGGACTTAACCTTCAGTGGCATGAATACAAAGAAGCTGGCGTCGATGTAAGGCGTTTAGTCAGCTTGGGATTATTTTTAACCTGGACCCTCAATACAGCAGCAGCGCACTTTATCGCGGGCCTCTCTTGGCCAATAGCTACCCTCTTCGGCGCCATCAGTGTAGTCACGGGTCCTACAGTGCTTATGCCGCTGTTGAAATTTGCCCGCCTTCAGCGCCGTACGGCGGCGCTGCTTAAATGGGAGGGAATTATTAATGATCCACTAGGCGCCTTGCTTGCCATTTTAGTCTTCCAGTATTGGGCCGTGTGGTACTGGGTAATGGAGTCCCCTGAGCACGGGATACTTGCGGCGCTAGGCAACCTTGGCCTAGGCTTGCTCGCTGCTACCAGCGCAGGTATCGGCTTTGGCTACTTGTTAAGTTGGGCCTTTCACCGGGGGCATGTCCCGGAATTCCTGAAATCTCCGGTGATGCTTGGCGCCGTACTCTTGCTCTATGTCGCCATCAATGCCGTCCAAGAAGAAGCGGGGCTGCTAGCCGTTACCGTGGCAGGCGTCGTCGTCGCCAACCAACGGCTGCGTAACATTGAAGAACTGCGCCGTTTCAAGGAACATATCACCCTTATCCTTGTTTCAACGCTCTTTATCGTGTTGAGCGCCAACATCGAGCTTGAAACGCTCGCCAGACTAGATTGGCACAGCCTTGCCTTGCTGGGCATCGCTATCTTTTTCGTGCGGCCTCTTTCCGTCTATCTTGCCACTTTAGGAACGGGGATAAAGTGGCGGGAAAGATTGCTCATCGCCTGGATTGCTCCCCGAGGCATTGTCGCCGCTTCAATGGCGGGTTTACTGGCCTTCCCTCTTATCCAGCAAGGTTTTAAAGGCGCCGATCAACTCCTGCCGTTAGTCTTTGCGCTGATCGCCGCTACCGTCATTCTGCACGGTCTCACCATGGCGGGGCTAGGACGTCTTCTAGGTCTCGCCGCTCATAATCCCAACGGGGTACTTATCGTAGGCGCTACTCCCTGGTCAGTCGATCTAGCCCGCTCGCTTAAAAAACTAGGCATTCCCGTGATTGTAAACGACACTTCATGGCATCACTTACGGGCTGCGCGCCTATCGAATTTGGAGATATACCGGGGACAAATATTATCTGAAATTGCGGAAACTTCTCTTGAACTCAATGCCATCAGCTATGTGCTGGCCGTCACCGCCAATGACGCCTACAATGCCCTTGTGTGTACCCGCTTCGCGCCGCAACTAGGTCAAAATCATGTCTTCCAGTTGCCTTCCATAGCAAATTCCAGCGAAAAGGATAAAACCTTTGCCCGCTCGGCGCGAGGGAGAATCGCCTTTGACGAAAATACTCAATATGAGGATTTCATGCGTCACTACTACCATGGCTGGGAATTTCGCAGCACACAACTCACGGAAGAGTATACCTATGAGGATTATCTTCAGGATCGTCCCCAGGAATTGATATTAATCGCGGTGGTAACTAAAAACGGCCAGCTTACCTTTTATCCCCTTGCTGGTTTGAATCCTCCTGAAACGGGAGATACCATCATCAGCTTTAGCCCAGATGACTCTGAAAGCTAG
- the ychF gene encoding redox-regulated ATPase YchF, producing the protein MGFKCGIVGLPNVGKSTLFNALTQAGIEAQNYPFCTIDPNVGMVPMPDPRLDKIAAIVRPQQVLPTTMMFVDIAGLVAGASQGEGLGNQFLAHIRETEAIAHVVRCFEDQNVIHVAGQIDPLGDIEVIDTELALADLETVEKALSRATRAAKADKDALVLKSLLEKVREHLNEGKSVRTLVLDPEEWKELQSLHLLTSKPVLYIANVAEDGFENNPWLKALEEFAARERAEVVPVCAAIEAELSQLDDAEREEFLAELGIEEPGLNRVIRAGYKLLGLQTFFTAGPKEVRAWTVPIGATAPQAAGVIHTDFEKGFIRAEVISYEDFIACQGEQGAKEAGKWRLEGKDYVVQDGDVVHFRFNV; encoded by the coding sequence ATGGGATTTAAATGCGGAATCGTGGGTTTGCCCAATGTGGGTAAATCTACTTTGTTTAATGCGCTTACCCAGGCGGGTATCGAGGCTCAGAATTACCCCTTTTGCACCATCGATCCTAATGTGGGTATGGTGCCCATGCCCGATCCAAGACTGGACAAAATCGCCGCCATTGTCCGTCCTCAACAGGTGCTTCCCACCACCATGATGTTTGTGGATATTGCCGGTCTGGTTGCGGGTGCTTCCCAGGGAGAAGGGCTTGGTAATCAGTTCCTCGCCCATATCCGCGAGACGGAAGCTATTGCCCATGTGGTGCGCTGTTTTGAAGACCAAAATGTCATTCATGTAGCCGGGCAGATCGATCCCTTGGGGGATATAGAGGTTATCGACACTGAGCTGGCCCTGGCGGATCTAGAAACGGTAGAAAAGGCTTTATCCCGTGCAACCCGGGCGGCAAAAGCGGATAAGGACGCCCTTGTCCTCAAAAGTTTGTTGGAGAAGGTGCGGGAGCACCTGAATGAGGGTAAATCAGTCCGGACCCTGGTGCTTGACCCGGAGGAGTGGAAAGAATTGCAATCCCTGCATTTACTCACCTCCAAGCCCGTCCTTTACATTGCTAATGTGGCTGAGGATGGCTTTGAGAACAATCCTTGGCTCAAGGCGCTAGAGGAATTCGCGGCAAGGGAAAGGGCCGAGGTCGTTCCCGTGTGTGCTGCTATTGAAGCGGAGCTGTCTCAATTGGATGATGCTGAAAGGGAAGAATTTTTGGCGGAGTTGGGCATTGAGGAGCCTGGTTTGAACCGGGTCATTCGTGCCGGTTATAAACTGCTGGGCTTGCAAACTTTTTTTACCGCTGGCCCGAAAGAAGTTCGTGCTTGGACGGTTCCCATTGGTGCAACAGCCCCCCAGGCTGCTGGAGTTATTCATACTGACTTTGAAAAAGGCTTCATTCGGGCGGAGGTTATCTCCTATGAAGACTTTATTGCTTGCCAGGGGGAGCAAGGCGCCAAGGAAGCGGGTAAATGGCGTCTTGAAGGAAAGGACTACGTAGTTCAGGATGGCGATGTCGTGCATTTTCGCTTCAATGTATAA
- a CDS encoding TraB/GumN family protein: MNSTEQQQPLSIIKFADRQITLLGTAHVSRASAEHVKALLATGDYDAVAVELCPSRYQALINPNALSRMDLLEVLRKGKAAMVTASLALGAYQQRIAEQFGIEPGAEMRAAVDSAHSAKLPVLLIDREVGTTLKRIYRNVPWWQRFNLIGGLFASLISRDTVSEEEVERLKEGDVLETTFSQFAMEAENLYLPLIDERDRYMAARLREEINQNEYRHLLGVIGAGHLRGVTRYLEQDDATPAKKTITELDQIPPPSRWPKIIPWLIVVLVLVGFIFGFYRSPELGWQLIIDWILINGGLAALGALIAGAHPLTIVGAFAAAPLTSLNPTIGAGMVTAAIETFLRRPTVGDFSRLRQETVHIKGWWRNRVTRILLVFLLSTLGSAVGTYVAGFKIIDRLAGA, encoded by the coding sequence ATGAATAGCACCGAACAGCAACAGCCTCTGAGTATCATTAAATTCGCTGATCGTCAGATTACCCTTCTGGGCACCGCCCATGTCTCGCGAGCTAGTGCCGAGCACGTCAAGGCACTGCTGGCAACGGGGGACTACGATGCAGTGGCGGTTGAACTCTGCCCGAGCCGTTACCAGGCCCTCATCAACCCTAATGCCCTCTCCCGCATGGATCTGCTCGAAGTACTCCGCAAAGGCAAGGCTGCCATGGTGACAGCCAGTCTGGCCTTGGGCGCTTATCAGCAACGGATAGCCGAGCAGTTTGGTATCGAACCCGGCGCGGAGATGCGCGCGGCCGTCGATTCAGCCCATAGTGCTAAACTTCCCGTATTGTTGATCGACCGAGAAGTCGGCACCACCCTCAAGCGCATCTACCGCAATGTTCCTTGGTGGCAACGCTTTAATTTGATCGGCGGTCTGTTTGCCAGCCTAATATCCCGGGATACAGTCAGCGAAGAAGAAGTAGAACGCCTTAAGGAGGGAGACGTCCTGGAAACGACCTTCTCCCAGTTTGCAATGGAAGCGGAAAATCTCTACTTACCTCTCATCGACGAGCGGGACCGCTACATGGCAGCCCGCCTCCGGGAAGAAATCAATCAGAATGAATACCGTCATCTCTTAGGGGTTATCGGGGCGGGACATCTCCGGGGTGTGACCCGTTACCTAGAGCAAGACGACGCTACACCCGCGAAAAAAACTATCACCGAACTGGATCAGATCCCCCCCCCGAGCCGTTGGCCTAAAATTATCCCCTGGTTGATCGTGGTTCTGGTGTTGGTTGGCTTCATCTTTGGTTTTTACCGTAGTCCCGAACTGGGCTGGCAGTTGATTATAGACTGGATTTTAATCAACGGTGGCCTGGCTGCCTTGGGAGCCCTCATCGCTGGCGCTCACCCTCTAACCATCGTAGGCGCATTCGCCGCCGCGCCTTTGACTTCTCTAAACCCCACCATCGGGGCAGGTATGGTCACCGCCGCGATTGAAACATTTCTCCGCCGGCCTACCGTGGGAGATTTCAGCCGCCTCCGGCAGGAAACCGTCCATATCAAAGGTTGGTGGCGCAACCGCGTTACTCGGATTCTGCTGGTATTTTTACTCAGCACCCTCGGCAGCGCCGTAGGGACTTATGTGGCCGGTTTCAAAATCATCGATCGCTTGGCGGGAGCATAA
- the tnpA gene encoding IS200/IS605 family transposase, protein MTQYRRQCFTQAMLQRLEVICQEQCAKWGIALDEFGGEADHVHLLLDMHPNIMPSKFINSLETVTSRLIRKEFNEYLLNFYWKPVLWTRAYCLITAGAVPLEVLREYIKKQERAKD, encoded by the coding sequence ATGACTCAATACAGGCGACAATGTTTTACGCAAGCCATGCTTCAGCGGTTAGAAGTGATATGCCAAGAGCAATGTGCCAAGTGGGGAATAGCCCTCGATGAGTTTGGCGGCGAAGCTGACCATGTTCATCTACTTCTGGATATGCACCCCAATATAATGCCGAGCAAATTCATCAATAGCCTAGAAACGGTCACCAGTAGGTTGATCCGAAAAGAGTTCAATGAGTATCTACTCAACTTCTACTGGAAACCTGTTCTATGGACTAGAGCTTATTGCCTGATAACCGCTGGAGCAGTGCCGCTCGAAGTATTGAGGGAATACATCAAAAAACAGGAAAGAGCGAAAGATTAG
- a CDS encoding type II toxin-antitoxin system VapC family toxin has product MLLDTSGLYCLLHKAEFFHKQACEFYYSAQRRVTNNYVLDEFIALASVRRLPREKSLAFVTDLLNNPDIQVIWIDESLNNEALTLLHARKDKGYSLRDAVSFIIMRQKNIDEALTTDITLNRKVFGGFLFSVIVAKGYSLTGRCREHLTKCANLRSA; this is encoded by the coding sequence ATGTTACTGGACACTTCTGGCCTTTACTGTTTACTTCACAAAGCAGAATTTTTTCATAAGCAAGCGTGTGAATTTTACTACTCTGCTCAGAGGCGAGTGACAAATAATTATGTTTTAGACGAGTTTATTGCACTGGCTAGTGTGCGCCGACTCCCTCGGGAAAAATCTTTAGCGTTCGTCACCGATTTATTAAACAATCCTGATATTCAGGTGATTTGGATAGATGAATCACTAAATAACGAAGCGTTAACTTTGCTGCATGCACGAAAAGATAAAGGTTATTCTTTACGTGATGCCGTCAGTTTTATAATTATGCGCCAAAAAAACATTGATGAAGCATTGACGACAGACATCACTTTGAACAGGAAGGTTTTCGGCGGCTTCTTATTTAGCGTAATAGTAGCGAAAGGGTACAGCCTAACAGGGCGCTGTAGAGAACATTTGACAAAGTGCGCCAACCTGCGTTCCGCGTAG
- a CDS encoding NnrU family protein has translation MPQFLLGLALFFGMHSISIVALPLRDQLAAKSEIGWKILYGSVSLIGIILISRGYVDLRQAPTLLYVSPIWLHHVVTILLLPTFILFLAPYFPGRINNTVKHPQLVAVMIWAVAHLLVNGTLADLLLFGSFLLWAIVDRISMMNRATRSVPSVPQSKANDIIVVVVGLAVYAAIVFWLHETLLGVKPLI, from the coding sequence ATGCCACAATTCCTGCTAGGTCTCGCGTTATTCTTCGGCATGCATTCTATATCCATCGTAGCCTTGCCGCTACGTGATCAATTGGCGGCAAAAAGCGAAATCGGATGGAAAATACTGTATGGCAGTGTCTCTCTCATTGGGATTATTCTCATATCAAGGGGTTACGTGGACCTAAGACAGGCACCCACTTTACTTTACGTATCACCTATTTGGTTGCATCATGTAGTTACCATTCTTTTGCTGCCAACATTCATTCTTTTTCTTGCGCCATACTTTCCTGGGCGAATTAATAACACTGTAAAACATCCGCAGCTTGTCGCTGTGATGATTTGGGCCGTGGCGCACTTATTGGTAAACGGCACGTTAGCCGACCTATTGTTGTTCGGGTCGTTCTTGCTGTGGGCCATCGTAGATCGTATCTCGATGATGAATCGAGCTACCCGCTCAGTACCCAGTGTGCCTCAATCGAAAGCAAACGACATTATCGTGGTTGTGGTTGGCTTGGCTGTATATGCGGCAATCGTTTTCTGGCTTCATGAAACGCTGCTAGGCGTGAAGCCGCTCATCTAG
- a CDS encoding transposase — MHLPKLKGIKAKLHRNFTGKIKTVTVTRSASNKYLASVLIDEATQVPIPATIEVSQTLGLEHLLIDSEGRRVDNPRYHRQALKRLAIEQRKLARQQKGSSNRTQQRRRVARVHGRVVNQRNNFIHPITARLVGKGQATTFAVEDLNVKGMVKNRKRSRAIQDVGWGMFLTTLEYKCRWNGKNLIRIARFEPSSKLCNRCGYKASIMPLSVRQWCCPACQSVNGRDINAAKNIRDFALADVLGHSACIKSSPATTPISVGITAKGAEHLARHGSQEAPARADKSA; from the coding sequence ATTCATCTACCTAAACTCAAAGGTATCAAGGCCAAGCTACACCGTAATTTTACGGGCAAGATAAAAACAGTCACCGTTACTCGCAGCGCATCCAACAAATACCTTGCAAGCGTACTGATTGATGAGGCTACACAGGTACCTATCCCGGCCACGATTGAAGTCAGTCAAACGCTGGGGCTTGAGCATCTATTGATTGATAGCGAAGGGCGTAGAGTTGATAACCCACGGTATCACCGACAAGCCTTGAAAAGGCTGGCAATTGAGCAAAGAAAATTGGCACGTCAGCAAAAAGGCTCAAGCAATAGAACCCAGCAAAGACGAAGGGTTGCTAGGGTTCATGGGCGGGTAGTCAACCAGAGAAACAATTTCATTCACCCAATCACAGCAAGGTTGGTTGGCAAAGGCCAGGCAACTACCTTTGCCGTTGAAGATTTGAATGTCAAAGGCATGGTAAAGAACCGCAAACGATCTAGGGCTATTCAAGATGTCGGCTGGGGAATGTTTTTGACAACGCTTGAATATAAGTGTCGTTGGAATGGAAAAAATCTTATTCGCATCGCTCGATTCGAGCCTAGCTCAAAACTTTGTAATCGCTGTGGTTATAAAGCGTCCATTATGCCACTGTCAGTACGTCAGTGGTGCTGTCCTGCGTGTCAATCGGTTAATGGCCGCGATATCAACGCAGCAAAAAATATAAGAGATTTCGCTTTAGCTGATGTGCTGGGACACAGCGCTTGTATCAAGAGTTCCCCTGCGACAACACCTATCAGCGTAGGTATCACAGCGAAAGGTGCCGAACATTTAGCTCGTCACGGGTCGCAAGAAGCCCCTGCTAGAGCCGATAAATCGGCTTAG
- a CDS encoding 50S ribosomal protein L25/general stress protein Ctc yields the protein MENLFELHADVRVEQGKGASRRLRRAGKVPAVLYGAAKEPISLLFDHNLLFRHLSHDAFYSHILTIHANGKAERVVLKALQRDPVNPNKVLHLDLQRVSSTQKLTIKVPLHFIGDEMAPGVKQEGGTVARLLNDIEISCLAKDLPEYIEVDLADLGVGETVHLSDLKLPGGVEIPALKLGEDYDQPVVTIHKPRAAAEEEDTGAEGDVEAADAE from the coding sequence ATGGAAAACCTATTTGAACTCCACGCCGATGTCCGCGTTGAGCAGGGAAAAGGTGCGAGCCGCCGCCTGCGTCGCGCCGGCAAGGTGCCCGCCGTTTTATATGGCGCTGCAAAAGAGCCTATTTCTCTTCTTTTTGATCATAACTTGCTTTTTCGGCATCTAAGCCATGATGCATTTTACTCCCATATCTTAACTATCCATGCGAATGGCAAGGCGGAAAGGGTGGTCCTTAAAGCCTTGCAACGAGATCCGGTTAATCCCAACAAAGTGCTCCACCTGGATTTGCAACGAGTTAGCTCTACCCAAAAGCTGACTATCAAGGTGCCTCTACATTTTATTGGCGATGAGATGGCTCCTGGGGTGAAGCAAGAAGGCGGTACGGTGGCCCGTCTTCTGAACGATATTGAGATTAGTTGCTTGGCTAAAGACTTGCCTGAGTATATCGAAGTTGATTTAGCCGATTTAGGGGTTGGCGAGACGGTCCATCTATCCGATCTGAAGCTCCCCGGGGGGGTTGAGATTCCAGCATTGAAGCTTGGCGAGGATTACGATCAACCGGTGGTCACTATCCATAAGCCCCGGGCTGCTGCCGAGGAAGAAGATACAGGCGCTGAAGGCGACGTTGAAGCCGCTGATGCCGAATAG
- a CDS encoding heavy-metal-associated domain-containing protein, producing the protein MSSHSGVQVKLADVHLCCQGCVDAVNTALMSVDGVDSGCDREKGTVTFTANDATTARMALDALAAAGFYGKSDNTQLTMRAVGDLPEGKVNSLKVSGIHNCCAPCCEAIKGAIATVDGVSGDTAKPRATTFEVTGNFSAAALIKAFNAAGFSARVE; encoded by the coding sequence ATGTCGTCACATTCCGGGGTTCAGGTAAAGTTAGCGGACGTTCATCTCTGTTGCCAAGGCTGCGTGGATGCGGTTAATACCGCGCTCATGAGCGTGGATGGCGTAGATTCTGGTTGCGACAGGGAGAAGGGGACCGTGACGTTCACAGCCAACGACGCCACCACGGCTCGGATGGCGCTTGATGCGCTTGCTGCTGCTGGCTTTTATGGCAAATCCGACAATACTCAACTGACGATGCGGGCCGTGGGCGACCTTCCCGAGGGCAAGGTTAATAGTCTGAAGGTCTCAGGTATCCATAATTGTTGTGCGCCGTGCTGCGAGGCGATTAAAGGAGCAATCGCGACTGTGGACGGCGTATCGGGTGACACGGCTAAACCGAGGGCGACGACCTTTGAGGTCACTGGCAATTTCTCTGCCGCCGCTCTCATAAAGGCATTCAACGCCGCCGGCTTCAGCGCGCGGGTCGAATAA
- a CDS encoding DUF411 domain-containing protein, producing MRLIYQLSLGLLLVLPVISSHAEESVWDKAQVSYFGPSNITVYRSPTCGCCKKWVEHLEQHHFTVKDITTDNMQTLKQQYGVPRELASCHTAIIDGYVIEGHVPADDIKRLLMEKSKITGLTVPAMPVGTPGMEMGARKDPFHVLQFNEAGQSKPFNAYQNY from the coding sequence ATGCGATTAATCTATCAGCTTAGCCTAGGTCTGCTATTAGTTTTACCGGTCATCTCTTCCCATGCTGAGGAAAGCGTATGGGACAAGGCCCAGGTCTCCTACTTCGGCCCCTCCAATATCACGGTCTATCGCAGTCCTACCTGCGGCTGCTGTAAGAAATGGGTCGAACATCTGGAACAACACCACTTCACTGTTAAAGATATTACCACCGACAATATGCAAACCCTAAAGCAACAATATGGTGTTCCCCGGGAGCTGGCTTCCTGCCATACGGCCATTATCGATGGTTATGTCATTGAAGGCCATGTTCCCGCCGACGATATCAAACGCCTCCTCATGGAGAAATCTAAAATAACGGGCCTGACGGTTCCCGCCATGCCAGTAGGCACGCCAGGCATGGAAATGGGGGCAAGAAAAGATCCTTTCCATGTTCTTCAATTTAATGAAGCAGGCCAGTCAAAACCGTTCAACGCCTACCAAAATTATTAA
- a CDS encoding DUF5615 family PIN-like protein, with translation MDQNLSPKLCDRLAPDYEAIHVRNIGTGSASDVEIWNYAAKNNYSIVAKNEVFNGLSQVKGFPPHVIWVRLDNFSTNNVLNMLKNNHSAIVQIIESAEASIIRQATAAGNSQARLSRKL, from the coding sequence CTGGATCAAAATTTATCGCCGAAACTATGCGATAGACTGGCTCCTGATTATGAAGCAATTCACGTCCGTAATATTGGTACGGGTTCAGCGAGTGATGTCGAAATATGGAATTATGCGGCGAAAAATAACTACTCTATAGTTGCTAAGAATGAAGTTTTTAACGGCTTGTCACAAGTAAAGGGATTTCCTCCGCATGTTATATGGGTGCGATTGGATAATTTTTCTACAAATAATGTCTTGAATATGTTAAAGAATAATCATTCGGCTATAGTTCAGATAATTGAGAGTGCTGAAGCCAGTATAATAAGGCAAGCGACGGCTGCCGGGAACAGCCAAGCGAGACTTAGCCGTAAACTCTAA
- the pth gene encoding aminoacyl-tRNA hydrolase, translated as MATTTWLLIGLGNPGTEYAQTRHNAGFWWLDAFASELGINFKPGAKFFGDYARANWRGHDLWLLKPATFMNRSGQAVLALLNYYQIPLEHLLIAHDDLDLPPGVAKLKRAGGHGGHNGLRDIINRLGRRDFLRLRLGVGHPGSGQDVVSYVLNRPSREDRQAIEAAIGAGLEVLPEVLAGEMEKAMHRLHSQS; from the coding sequence ATGGCTACCACCACTTGGTTATTAATTGGACTCGGTAATCCGGGGACGGAATATGCCCAGACTCGTCATAATGCCGGATTTTGGTGGCTAGATGCTTTTGCCAGTGAACTAGGTATTAATTTTAAGCCGGGGGCGAAGTTTTTTGGCGATTATGCCCGTGCCAATTGGCGCGGGCACGATCTCTGGCTGCTTAAGCCAGCGACTTTTATGAACCGAAGTGGCCAGGCGGTGCTTGCCCTCTTGAATTACTACCAAATCCCTCTTGAGCACTTGCTTATTGCCCATGATGATTTGGATTTACCCCCTGGAGTAGCCAAACTAAAGCGCGCTGGGGGCCATGGGGGACATAATGGCCTGCGGGATATTATCAACCGTCTTGGCCGGAGGGATTTTCTCAGGTTGCGTTTAGGGGTGGGCCATCCGGGAAGTGGCCAGGATGTGGTGAGCTACGTGCTAAACCGTCCTTCAAGGGAGGATCGGCAAGCAATTGAAGCGGCCATTGGCGCTGGACTTGAGGTACTGCCCGAGGTACTGGCGGGCGAAATGGAAAAGGCCATGCACCGATTGCACAGCCAAAGCTAG
- a CDS encoding helix-turn-helix domain-containing protein, translating to MRAYKFRIYPNAEQTILLAKHFGCARFVYNWALSEKKKHDEASGKSLSKRAFQDALVASKKADKGWLNEVNSQSLLALLNHLDKAFSNFSKGLAKFPRFKSK from the coding sequence ATGAGAGCCTACAAGTTCAGGATTTATCCTAATGCTGAGCAGACAATACTTCTGGCTAAGCACTTCGGGTGTGCTCGATTTGTTTATAACTGGGCTTTATCAGAGAAGAAAAAGCATGACGAAGCGAGCGGGAAAAGTCTCTCTAAACGAGCCTTTCAGGACGCTTTAGTTGCCAGTAAAAAAGCGGATAAAGGCTGGCTCAATGAAGTCAATAGCCAAAGTCTTTTGGCCTTGCTCAATCACTTAGATAAAGCCTTTTCCAATTTTTCCAAAGGATTAGCTAAATTTCCCCGCTTCAAAAGCAAGTAG
- a CDS encoding DUF2269 domain-containing protein, with translation MAYTLLKFVHLLGAILIGAGLIGVWMSDLRSRQLRELNVFAEAVRNIAVFYDGVVVPGALLLLISGSWMIVKFYGGWDFVKISWLLGMVVLFAFEFIEENTVTRLYFMRLRWVTRDALQRGAITSELEKVRGEGIPTFTHFLDLPILFLIVALGVIRPASWTLFIVGGIFAIAIATALTLYIPKLYPWGEEAKEAP, from the coding sequence ATGGCATACACGCTTCTCAAGTTCGTCCATTTACTTGGAGCTATCCTCATCGGAGCGGGTTTGATCGGCGTGTGGATGTCCGATCTGAGATCACGACAGCTTCGTGAGCTTAATGTGTTTGCAGAGGCTGTTCGAAATATAGCGGTGTTCTACGATGGGGTGGTGGTACCGGGAGCCTTGCTTCTTTTGATCTCTGGTAGCTGGATGATCGTTAAATTTTACGGCGGTTGGGATTTTGTGAAGATTTCCTGGCTGCTCGGGATGGTAGTACTTTTCGCCTTCGAATTTATTGAAGAAAATACGGTGACCCGTCTCTATTTCATGCGGCTGCGGTGGGTCACCAGAGATGCACTACAGAGGGGTGCGATTACGTCGGAACTCGAGAAGGTTCGAGGCGAAGGTATTCCTACATTTACGCATTTTCTTGATTTGCCCATTCTCTTTCTGATAGTGGCGCTCGGCGTTATCAGACCCGCAAGCTGGACACTATTCATTGTCGGCGGTATTTTTGCTATTGCTATCGCAACGGCACTGACGTTGTATATCCCGAAATTATACCCATGGGGTGAAGAAGCAAAAGAAGCGCCCTAA
- a CDS encoding ferritin-like domain-containing protein encodes MSETVSNILIEAINDEYKARATYRHVIRKFGEIRPFINIVEAESRHIEALLPLFHKYGVAVPGDNWASRIEAPLSVLEACQIGVEAEIENANMYDRLLESTADYPDVRRVLVQLQRASIDNHLPAFRRCVERGGSPGQGWQHGHRHDA; translated from the coding sequence ATGTCAGAAACTGTAAGTAATATTCTCATAGAAGCCATTAACGATGAGTACAAGGCACGTGCAACATATCGCCATGTCATTCGTAAGTTCGGTGAAATACGCCCCTTCATTAATATCGTAGAAGCGGAAAGCCGACATATCGAAGCATTGTTACCTTTGTTTCATAAATATGGTGTTGCTGTTCCAGGAGATAATTGGGCTTCACGAATTGAAGCGCCTTTATCTGTTCTGGAAGCCTGTCAGATAGGAGTCGAAGCGGAAATCGAAAACGCAAACATGTACGATAGGTTGCTTGAATCGACAGCAGATTATCCAGACGTTCGGAGGGTGCTCGTCCAATTACAAAGAGCATCAATTGATAATCACCTTCCTGCTTTTCGCCGATGCGTTGAAAGAGGCGGAAGTCCGGGGCAAGGTTGGCAACACGGCCATCGCCACGATGCCTGA